CCGTATTGATGCACCGGCAGATGTGAAGGTCGGCCGGAGGCGGCGTGGATACGGTCTGGCTCTTACCCGGAAAGAGCAGCGAAGGGTATTGCAGCGTGAAAGTCTTTATGTCGACCTCGTTGCCCCGGCGCTGAAAGGTGCGGGCCATGATCTCCATGATCGAAGCCAATCCGCCCCGGTACGGGTGCGCAGGGCCTAAAATCGCAATCTTCATAGGATGCAAAGTTAATATTAAAAAGCGGGACGGAGCTAACGCGGCCCAGGATTCGGGACGTATCGCCCGGAACCCATGTTCCGGCTCCTCGGCCCGAATTTATTCCCCGGTGGCGTAATACACCCTCTCCCTTACTTGGGTCAGGTGGTTTTCGAGGTTTTCCACGGCCCGGGTTCCCATGAACCACAGGGGATGCCCGCCACGGCGGTGATCCGCGAGGGTTCCGGGGTTTTCGGCCAATTCCAGAAACCCGTTCCGCTTGTAGAAACAAAGCCTGCGTGCCGTAATCGCGTCATACGGGATTTCGGCTTCCAGAAATACGGGCCGGTGCAGGTGCTCCCCAACCCAGTCCAGGATATGCTGGCCGATCTTGTGGTTGCGCTTTTCGGGGTAGACGGCAATAAAATGAATGTAGTAGCTATCCCCCAAGTCCCAATAGACGAACAAACCCGCCAGTTCGCCCTTTTCGTAGACGGCGTTGAAGTACATCGACCGTTCGTGATCGATCATGTTCGCCATCAGCGGCGTATCGCAAAACCTTTCGTACTCGGGAAAGGTTTCCCGATGCAGTGCGATAAGTTTTTCCGCATCCGGGGTGCGGCTGTCCGCGATTCGTTTCAATTCCATAATTCATAGTATCAGAATACACAAAGATACGAAATTATCGTCCCGGACTGCCGCCGCAGCTGTTTTTTTGTCGGCAGAGCGGCCCGGATACCGCCCGGGCATTAAAAAAACGGGGCCCTGCATGCAGGGCCCCGGCACTTTCCGGAAGGAGAAATTATTCGCCGTCGTCGGTATGCTTGAAACTCTTGGCGGTATGCTTGCTGCCCGCTGCGGACTGCAGTGCCAGGTACTCCTCGCCGTAGTCGAGCATATGCTGCAATTCGGTGCGGAACGTATCGAGGTGTTCCTCTTCCTCGACGATAATGTCCTGGAACATCTTGTGTGTCACGGCGTCCTTGTGTTCGGCGGCGATGCGCGACGCCTCGTTATAGGAGTCGATCGTGCTCTGCTCCAGCTGCATGGCCAGGCGGAGCATCTCCTTGACGTCGGTCACCTGCTTGGTGCGGAACGAGGCGTTCATGTCGACGTCGCCCTGCAGGAACATGATGCGGTCGGAGAACTCCTCGATATGGCGCATCTCGGCGATCGAGATCTCGCGCATGATCTTCGAAAGGTACTGGTAGCGGTCGTCTTCGAAATGGGTGTGGAAATACATGTACTGGAGCGATGTGGCGATCTCCTTACCTACGGCATCGTTCAGCAGGTCGATGCTCACCTGATACTTGTTCTGTGTTTTGACTGCGGTTTCCATAATGAAAAAAGGTTTTGCAGCCCTACCTGCAAAACCCGTTCCACGAAGTGCCGGCAGGACGTTCCCCGCAGGCCTATTTCCACTCGATAGAGGCACGTACGGCCGCCGTACCGGCATCGTTGCGAATCTCGAACAGCGCCGTACGGCCGCGTTGTTCATAACCGACGGCAAGCGTCTGTCCGTAACGGCATTCGCGCAGGAAATGGATATCGAAGCGCACGGGCGCCTCCTGCATCAGCATCTCCAGAGGCAGCATGTCGATCATCATTTCTATATAGCGCATCGTATTGACATGGCGGTTGAAATCTATATCGCTGTAAACGACCTTGTGCATGACCGTCTGCGCCGGGTCGACATCGCGGATCTTGCGCGGCTTGTCGGTCGGCGAAGGGGCATCGACGATGGCGTCGGCATGGGCATCGCCCACCCACGACAGGTCGAGCGCCGAACGGCTCTTGAGGTCGATCATCGCCCACTGCGTCACCGCACGCCCGAATTCGTTGCCCGCGGCGTCGGTCAGCGTGAAATTACGCGTCGAGAGCACCCGCCCGTATTCATTGATCCACGTAGCGATCGTATAGTCGGTATACTGCCTGGGCTGGCAGTCGAATTCCACGGCCATGCGCGAGAGCACCCACGAATGGTTGTCGGCATTGAGGGCATCGACCCCGAAACCCTTGCCGTGGGCGTCTATGCCCGCCGTATTGAGGATCGCCGAGCCCAGCGACGGGATCGTGGCCCGGAGCGTAAAGTCCACATCCTGCGGTTCGACACGGTAGTTATAATGCGATTTTTCTCCCATGTAATTGATTTTTAGCGTTGCGTGACAGCAAAGATAAGAATTTTTCGTATATTTGGTTAAATATTAACCCTCATTAAAATCGTTAGTTATGGAAATGAAGAAACTCGACTTCGCGGAAACCCTGAAGGATTCGATCGAAATCGGCGTCAAGAACGCCCCGTCGATCGTCGTGGCAGTGATCCTGTGGCTGGTAACCATCTGGATCCCCTACATAAACATCGGGACGACCATCGCCATCAAATTATTACCCGTCGAACTGGCCAAAGGCAACGTAATCAATCCGCTCTCGATCTTCGACAGCAAATACCGCCGCTATATGGGCGAATTCCTCATCACATGGGGGCTGATGCTGATCCCGATCTATATCGCCACCCTGTTCCTTGTCGTCCCGGGCATCGTGCTGTCCCTGTCCTGGACGCTCTCGTTCTATTTCCTGCTCGACAAGGGCAAGAACCCGATTGAAGCCATCAAGGCGTCGAACGACGCGACATACGGCAGCAAGTGGACGATGTTTTTCGTCATACTGGTATTCAGCATCATCATGGGTATCGTGTACGGGATTTTCCTGTTCGTCTGCGAGGCCATCGACGTCGCGTTCATTACCTTCGTCGTGATGTTCATCCTCCTCGTGCTGGCGGCTTCGATCGCAATGGCCATCGACGCCTCGTTCTGGAAACAGCTGAAAGACAACGTGGAATAAATACGCCCCACGACAACCGAAGGACGGCACCGGAGCCGTCCTTTTTTATCCGCGACCAATTATTTTATCGAAAAACGATAAATATTATTTGTTTTTCGAAAATAAATACTAATTTTGCACTATCGAAACTCAAAAACAAACAACATGCAGAACAAAAAAAGACTGCACAAACAT
This Alistipes onderdonkii DNA region includes the following protein-coding sequences:
- a CDS encoding GNAT family N-acetyltransferase gives rise to the protein MELKRIADSRTPDAEKLIALHRETFPEYERFCDTPLMANMIDHERSMYFNAVYEKGELAGLFVYWDLGDSYYIHFIAVYPEKRNHKIGQHILDWVGEHLHRPVFLEAEIPYDAITARRLCFYKRNGFLELAENPGTLADHRRGGHPLWFMGTRAVENLENHLTQVRERVYYATGE
- a CDS encoding ferritin-like domain-containing protein; its protein translation is METAVKTQNKYQVSIDLLNDAVGKEIATSLQYMYFHTHFEDDRYQYLSKIMREISIAEMRHIEEFSDRIMFLQGDVDMNASFRTKQVTDVKEMLRLAMQLEQSTIDSYNEASRIAAEHKDAVTHKMFQDIIVEEEEHLDTFRTELQHMLDYGEEYLALQSAAGSKHTAKSFKHTDDGE
- a CDS encoding acyl-[acyl-carrier-protein] thioesterase, whose product is MGEKSHYNYRVEPQDVDFTLRATIPSLGSAILNTAGIDAHGKGFGVDALNADNHSWVLSRMAVEFDCQPRQYTDYTIATWINEYGRVLSTRNFTLTDAAGNEFGRAVTQWAMIDLKSRSALDLSWVGDAHADAIVDAPSPTDKPRKIRDVDPAQTVMHKVVYSDIDFNRHVNTMRYIEMMIDMLPLEMLMQEAPVRFDIHFLRECRYGQTLAVGYEQRGRTALFEIRNDAGTAAVRASIEWK